The window TCAGCGACTATTTCCGTCATTACAGTATGGCAAGCATGGGCTTAATCGTGTTTTCGCTCCTATTATTTGACACTTATACCCTATCTTAGATTTTTTCATCAAATTTTACTATTGGCGATACTGCAAGCAGTGCCTTTACTACCCAGTTTTTGAGTAGCTTTGACACTAAAGAAGCGCTGGACGGCGTTCCTATTGACGTCAGCCAAGCCCACTTTTGGGATATCAGTGCGGTTGATACTCTAGACAAGTTAGTCATGCGCTTGCAACGTGAAGGGATTGATGTCAAAGTAGATGGACTAGATAATGCCAGTCGTACGTTGATTGACCGCTTTTCTATCCATGATCGACGCGATATTGGCTTGTTGGATTAAATGGAACGGGCCGTTTACGTTATTGAATGAGCGTAGGCGTGCCTGCTGCCTTTCTCTTGCCCAAGCTTATCTTTTGCCCAAGTTTAACTATATTTTCATTATTGACATGATGTGGTTGCCTTATGAGTAACTTAAAACCAGATAGTGTGATTGCTTGTCTAGACTGCCCTGACCATGTGCAGGCGGTATTGAATGCCAGTATGTGGGCATCGGTGCGTCTACAAGTCCCTATCGGCCTGCTGCATTCGGTACCGAGCGTACAGCAAAAAGCAGCAGTCAACTATTCAGGTTGCCTAAACATCGATGATGAAAGCGCCTTACTAGATCAATTTACCAGTAAAGAGCATTTGAGTAACTGTGAGCTAAAAGCCCAAGGTAAGCTTCTACTTCATCAAGCCGCCACTTACTGTGAGCAACATCGGCATAAGCGCAAAACATACACCTTACATCGACACGAAAATCTTAGCGAAAGTATTGATTATGTCGATGATAAGGCGCAACTCATCGTCATTGGTCATCATGTCACTTGTAAAGCCAGTTTAGGCCAACTGATACGCTTAAGTCACTGCCCCATCTTGGTGACTCATGCACCATTTTTGCCCCCAACTACGGCTTTATTTGCTTTTGATAACGGTCCTACCTCACATAAATTACTCAATTGGCTCTGTAAAACGCCGCTCATTCGGACGTTAACTATCCATATCGTCATGATCGGTAAAGACAACTCTGAAAATTGCGATGCACTCCGCGAAGCTTATGCTCGCCTTAAGCAAGCCGGTATTAAGGCTAAAAAGGCGTTACTAGACTGTCGCGATGTCAGTGTGGCCTTAAACTACTATCAAAGTGAGCATGATATCGGTCTGTTAATGACCGGTGCGTTTGGGCAATCACGTCTTCGTGAGCTGCTCCAAGGTAGCGACACTAAAAAGCTACTCGGTAGTACCAAGACCCCCTACCTACTCTTTCCTAAAGCTTAAGCTCAAAGCAAGCTTACACTAAGTGCTAAGTAGCAATCGCTACCTACCTACACCTCCTACCCTCTATCTCCATAATATTTTATCCAATCATCACCGTATAGCCTCCCCAAGAACTCTAAAAGTTGGTTATAATAAAGTTCTCTTTGCTCTAACGCCAAAGGTTGATGCATCTAACTTATATTGATAATATCTCATATTTATTATGACAATATAAGTACTCTATTTCGTCGTTACGGTGGTTATTTACGAGCGCATAAGTCCAATCTTACTTGCCCCCTTGAGTAATTTTGGCACAGTTCTTGAATGACTTACTGTAAGCATAGTAGCGATACGATGCAGCAAGATGCACGTATCAACCTGCGGCATCACTCATATAAGGAAATTTTTTATGAAGCTAATCACTGCGATTTTAAAACCGTTCAAGCTCGATGATGTGCGCGAAGCGCTTTCTGACATTGGTGTCAAAGGTGTCACCGTCACGGAAGTAAAAGGTTTCGGTCGCCAAAAAGGCCATACCGAGCTGTATCGCGGCGCAGAATATGTGGTGGATTTTCTACCTAAAGTAAAAGTCGAGGTAGCCGTTATTGATGAGATGGTTGAGCCTGCTATCGAGGCTATCACCCGCATTGCCAGCACTGGCAAAATTGGTGACGGTAAAATATTTGTTACCGCTCTTGAGCAAGTCATTCGTATTCGTACGGGTGAAACGGGTCCTGACGCCATCTAATGGTGCAGACAGCCTTGATCACTTGTTGATCATTTAAAGTACGCCTAACGATCGGTCATACCGATATCTGCATTGTCAATTCAAGGGGGAATTAAAATGCAAAGCCAAATTTTTGAGCTCCAGTACGCACTCGATACGTTTTATTTTTTGATATGTGGGGCGCTGGTCATGTGGATGGCAGCCGGCTTCACTATGCTAGAGGCCGGATTGGTTCGATCAAAAAATACGGTCGAAATCTTGACTAAAAATATCTCACTGTTTGCAACCGCTAGTATCATGTACATGGTATGCGGCTATGCCATTATGTATGGTGGCGATCTGTTTTTGAGCGGGATTGCAGGCGGTGAGACACTAGTAGATGATGCCTTAGCAGCCTCGGCTGAAAATGGCTTCGGTGGTGATTCCGTTTACTCTGCAGCGTCCGACTTTTTCTTCCAAGTAGTCTTTGTGGCAACCTGTATGTCAATCGTCTCAGGTGCCGTAGCTGAACGTATGAAACTGTGGTCTTTTTTACTATTTACAGTGGTTATGACCGGCGTCATCTATCCACTAGAGGGTAGTTGGACTTGGGGCGGCAACGATGTTTTTGGGTTATTTAACTTAGGTGACATGGGCTTCTCTGATTTTGCTGGCTCTGGTATCGTGCATATGGCAGGTGCCGCTGCTGCATTAGCAGGCGTATTGCTGCTAGGAGCGCGTAAAGGTAAGTATGGTCCTAATGGTGAGATATGGGCGATTCCTGGTGCTAATCTGCCACTGGCAGCGCTTGGTACGCTAATCTTATGGATGGGTTGGTTCGGCTTTAATGGGGGATCAGTTCTTAAACTGGGTGACATTGCCAGTGCCAACGCCGTTGCCATAGTGTTTTTGAATACCAATGCAGCAGCAGCAGGCGGTGCCATTGGGGCCTTATTACTCGCGCGTCTCATCTTCGGAAAAGCTGACTTAACGATGCTCTTAAATGGTGCATTAGCAGGTCTAGTTGCGATTACCGCAGAACCCTCAACCCCCTCTGCTCTACAAGCTACTATTTTCGGTATGATAGCGGGCGTGATTGTAGTGTTATCAATCCTCGCCTTAGATAAGATGAAAATTGATGATCCAGTTGGTGCGATTTCGGTTCATGGCGTGGTTGGTCTGTTTGGTCTACTGATTGTCCCGATTACCAATCCGGCATCTACCTTTATCGGTCAGATTGCTGGTGCTGCCACAATTTTTGCTTGGGTATTTATTGCCAGTTTAATGGTGTGGTCAATTATTAAAGTAGTCATTGGTCTGCGCATTTCTGAAGAAGATGAATACGAAGGCGGAGATATAGCAGAATGTGGTATGGAAGCTTACCCTGAGTTTACAAGATAGCTTATTTGAGCCATTTAATGAATCTACAATGTAAAAAGTCCCGCAAAACCTTTCGGTAATGCGGGATTTTTTTGCCATTTTCTATCCAGAAAATTTCTCGATAAAAAATGTCTGTTATAACAATAACGTTAGCTTATCTTTTTTTCCAGGTCTGACTGCGCGAGAATGGACCGATATAACCTTTTAGGTCTAAAGTATTGCCGCTCAAGTTCGCAGTCATACGATAGGTCTTATCTTTTGCAGGATCAGTAATGGTGCCACCACTATATTTGCCACCACCGTCAGACTTTAGATTAGCAATAATAGTTCTACCAACATGTTTCTGACCTTTCGGTGAAACAGTGCTGATAAGCTTACCAGTTAATACACCATTGTACTCTGTGATTTTGACCACGCCTTTTGGCTGGCCATCATCAAAAGTCTGCCAAGTAGTATTGGCTAATGGATCAGCAGCAAATGCTAGACTTGCTAAGCTGATACCGGCAACTGCTAACGTAGTTTTTGCGAATAATTTCATAAATCGATTCCCTTCGTACAATGATTATTAAAAACGCTATGTCCCTAAACTTATCCTTTGCTATAGGTTATGCAGTACTAAATTGATAACTTAAGCAACATAAGTAATGTCTTAACCCATTATAAGCAAATTTAGGGGTTTGACTAGTAATTTTTTTATAGTTTATTATTTCTATAAAAACAGAACTATATCAAATAGTTATAAGAACGGATTGTCTATGTTTTTGTCTGATCGGTCACTATTATCTTTTGACTCAAGCACTTTTTTACTATACTGACCATCGCTTTCAAAAGCTTGCAAAATTTTTCCTGTAAGTTCATGCAATTGCTGCGCTTGCTTATATCCTAAAGCATCAAAATGTAAATCAATATCACCATAGATGATGATCTTGTCTTTTTGATTTTCAACCACTAACTCACCAATTTGCATACTTTGATGATTATTAGCAAAGGGTTCAATCATTGAGCTCTCCTGTTTATTAACAGTGTGGTGCTTTATTTTCTGATGCCCTATCAATTTTTAGTTGATAATGGATCAATATGAGGGTAGTTATGGGTTTAGCTAATAGCTATTAAGCTTGTAACTGTACCCTTAACCAATCAATAATAGCCCATAAAAACAGCATCCAAGTCGGCTCTTCATTAGGCGTTGCTGGTTGTTCTATATCATCGCCTGCTTGTAACGGTAATGCCATTGCCTGCGCTTTGGTCTGACGGTCAAGTATCGGCAGCACATCAATCCCCGTCTGTTCCGCTAGCTCATCCACACTGATGACGTCTATGCGCTCCGACTCGTCGTTGGGGGCATAATACACGCCAGCTTGATTAATGGCAGGAATATAGACTGCCTTAAAAAAATGGCTAGGAACCAATACTTGACCGGCAAGCTGTGTGGTTTTTTTATTGGTAAACGCCACCCCAGTGACGGTATAGACCTCGCCATATTGCTGGGTTAAATAGCGAGTAGCGGACTCAATATTACGCCAAATATAACGGTTATTACGCGGTGACTGTGGCGCTATATTAGCCAGACTAAAGCTGTCGTATTGTTGGCTGCGATTGGCCATATCAGCATTGGGTGCTAGATGCCCACGGTCATAACCAGAGCCTGAATAATCAGATAATTTAGCTCGATCTGAATCTGGCAGTCGACTTTCTTCATGAAAACTGTCTTCGCGGTCGATTTCTCTGGCCTGTTGCAAGCGCTGGCGCGTCAAATACTCTGCTGACCATAGTGGTGTACGCGAAACAGCAGAATACATGACTGCAAAGCCGTCAAAGCACAACGACTGGGTATCTTTACTAAGCTTAATATTAGTAAATTCAGGATACACGCCACCATAAAATGACTCGCTACACTGAGTCAAATCATCAGCTTGTGCGGGTACTATACCTAGCATAATCATGATAGCTATGACTAACGTTATCATACTACTTTTAAGACTATCACAACCCATCACTCTACGTTTAATAATCATCTAATCATTTATGCCTGCTCATAACAATACGCTATCCTAGCAGGCGTCCGCAAATAAAGGAAGATAAGCCATCACGCTACTGAAAAATTTGAGCAAGACAAAGGGTTTTTACCAGTGACATTTTAAATCTTATCCGCTATACTAGGCCGTCTAAAATAATCAGGCAGCCGATTAGCATCTTCTGATGATATCGTATACAACTGTCTGCTGAACGTCAAAAACGGTGAAGTGGGTGAGTGGCTGAAACCGCACGCCTGGAAAGTGTGTATACGTTCATAGCGTATCGAGGGTTCGAATCCCTCCTTCATCGCCAATTTTATCAGTTCTAGTTGAACTCTGGTTTTCTCATTCCGTTTTATCCTTTCCCCAAAACCCCTTATATATTACGCTTACCGCTTATTTTATTTGTCCTGAATCATCCTATCTAAACCAAACAGCCCTTTTCCCATCATAATCAAAGCCAGTTTACTCTATTAAAATAGAGACTCTTATAGTTTTTATCTTTTTGACCTTTATTTTTGATAGTTAATAAATATTCTTAAAAAACCTATCTATGCGATCCTACCTTCCATTGAGAACCTAAGAAAAAATAAAGAGTCTGCTTCTCAATGGAACAACAAAGCTTTTCATCAAGTCGCTTAGTCACGCTTGGGCGGTACGGAATAGGTGCCAACAACATGTGCGACCAAGTCGCTAGAGCCTTCTGAGTACAAAGAAACCTCACCTACGATTAGCTTGCGCCCTACTTTCATCAAGGTGCAGTCAGCAATAATACGTGCTTCTGCTGATGGTTTACGCAAGAAGTTGATGGTAAGGCTCGTCGTCACTGTCAACGGTACAATGCCAATTGTACCAAGTATTGCTACATAGATTGCTACATCAGCAATGCTCATCAATACAGGGCCAGAGACCGTTCCACCAGGACGCAGCTCGTCTATACCAATATCATGCGACAAGGTCGAACTCTTATCACTTACTGCCTCAACCCTACATTTGGTTTGTGGAAACTCTAATGCCATAAAGGCAACAATCTCTTCTTTACTTGCAGACATATATACTCCTGGGGTCTAATTATACTTATTGTTAACTACTCACTATTCTCATTGAGGCACATTGAGTTGTTTGAGCGTTGCGGACGCAGTAACAGAGAGAGCCCTATCGCTATTATGGCTCCAATGCTAGAAGCCATATAACTGGTACTAAAATCTCCAGTAATCTCTGCAATATAACCTGCGGCGATTGGTCCTAAAGCCTGTCCACTTGAAAACGCGAAAGTCAACGCGGCAAGCGCACTCGCTGCAGCAGCTGGCCCAAAATAATCTCCTGCAGCAGCAGACATGATGACGGGAACACTCCAAACAACGGCACCAAATAAAGCGATTGAAAGATAGAGCCCTAACACCCAATCGCTCAGACTAACCAAAAAATAAGCAATGGCAAGAACAAAAAAGGCCAGTGCTAATCCAAGACGCCTGCCAATTCGATCTGAAATCCATCCAAATAGCACACCCGAAAAAGCACTAAGTAGCCCTATCCACGCCCAAAGTCTGCCCGCAATAGTCTCGCTTAATTGATATGGTCCTACCATGCTAGTCACAATAAAAGTGACATACGTCATGTACGTTGCACCATAGATTGCAAAAATGACACCTAAATGTACCAGCAACTTGATGTTGTCACGTTCTAGCTTTGTCTTGCGCTTTATAGGTGAATTTGGGGCATATCCAAAAGGTGTTGAGCTAATATCGTCTGGATGATTACGAATCAACGCAAAGCTTATGCCCGCAATAATGAAACTCAAAAATGCAAAAATCAGCCAGCCTGTTTGCCAAGATAGTAAATCAAAAACCGGCAATAGCTTGGGTACGATGAAGCCTGAGAAAATAATGCCAATACCAGGACCGGCCATCACTAAACCTAGCGCCAAACCGCGATGAGAGGGAAAAAACCAATGCGACATAACGCTCATCATAGGCAATACCACACCGCCACTACCGATACCCGTCAATGTATAGAACAAACATAGTAATGGAAAGCTTGTGGTAAACGCCATACCAAGCATAGAGGTCGTAATAAGGAGCAGACTTACCGTTGTGGTAACCCGTGTACCAAGCCTAGGCAAGATGATAGGGCTCAAAACCACAGCGATTAAATAGCCTATCAAATTAGCAAACCCTAATAAACCACTTTGGCTGTAATTTAGCTCAAGAGATGCCGATATTGACGGTAATAACATGCCAAAAGCGAAACGTCCCAAACCCAGTCCACAGAACATGGCAGCCGCACCAGTGATCGCAACAATCCAAGCATAATGTATCTTGCTAGCCTTTTGGACGCGTCGATTAGGCATCACAAGTCACTGTTAATTTGGTTGTCAGATGGTTCAAGAAGATTAACAAAGGCCGGCACGCTAAGTTTCGATAGAAATGTATGATAAAAAGCAGCTTCCATGTGATTATTCCTTCTTATGCTAATCTTTTTAGCATTTCCTTTGACCGTTATGGCAATAGCCTTACAATAGCTTTTGTTCTCGATTGAGTCAATTTATATGTGCTGCCACTTCTTAATAGATGCTTGCATACTGCTGATCATAACCTGTCCCCTTAGTCTCACTCATTCAAATAAAACTCTGCCATACCATCCAGCTTGGCTTTTACTGCTTTCCAATTCGGCATGACTTGAGTTAATAACCGCCAAAAGCGCTCACTGTGATTGTGTTCCACAATATGACATAGCTCGTGTAGGATGACGTAATCGATGCATTCTTTTGGTGCTTTGATTAGATGCGGATTCAGTATAAGGCTGCCTTTGGTTGAGCAACTGCCCCACTGCTTTTTCATGGCCAGTATCTTAAATGTAGGCACATCATGTGCCCAGGTGGCTTTTGGCAAAACCGCCACCAGTCGTTCTGCAAAGATACCTTTTGCTTTATCCTGATACCATTGATCGATAAGCGCTTTTACTTTGCTAGCTTGTTTATCAGTATCGACAGCATCGGTATCTAAAGCGTCACTAGCTAAAGTCACATTGAGCTTACCGCGACTGAGCTTTATGCTAGATTGAGAATCGCTAAGCACCTTTAAAACATAACGCCGACCGAGATAAAACTGAGTTTCACCGCTGACATAACGCTTAGGTAAAACGTGGTCTTTTTGTCTGGCGAATGCTTGCAGGTTTTGCCAAATCCAGCGCGCGCGTTTAAGCATCGCGTCATGAATTATCTCAGCGGTAGCATCGTCAGGTGCGGTTGCTACCACACGCTGATCAGGATGAACTTTAATGAGTACTTTACGAGGCTGAGTCTTATTAACTTGGGCTTTGCTGCTTACGGGTTTGCGGATTATTTCGTAGTGGATCACATCCGTACCGTAAGAAAACATCCCGCGCTCAGCTATTGAGGTGCAAGGCTTATTGTTCACAGATAGATTACTCATTACCGATTACCCTTTTGTGCTGCTTGTGTCTCTTGAAAGACCAAGACGGGTGATCTTCAGCACTTCTTCTATGAGCTTTTGCGCATTATCGAGACCCAAATCAGTGAACAGCATCGGCAGTAATTGTACACTGATATCATTTTCTATTTCCGCTGGGTTGATTGAGTATTCAGCTACTGCGTTGTTCACTGCCTTATCAATAGCAAAGGCGTACTGCACGAGCTGCTCATCATCTAACGAGTTATCTAATGACTTATCCGCTAAGTCGTCCTGACCGAATAGATGCTTAAACAAACCAAAATAAGCTTGAGCATGTTTATTTAACTTGCCAGCAGTATTGATAAACTCGTTCGGCACACCAGCAACCTTACGATCTTTTACCTCTTGCTCGAAATCAGCAAACATAATGTATTGCTTTACAGGGGCATCAAACATGGCTTTGGCATCTTCAATCGCTTGTTTTAGCAGCTTTGAGAAGTACTCTTGCGCATAGGGGTCATCCGCCAAATCTTGCTCAATCATTTTGGTCACACGCCC of the Psychrobacter sp. LV10R520-6 genome contains:
- a CDS encoding DNA/RNA non-specific endonuclease produces the protein MIIKRRVMGCDSLKSSMITLVIAIMIMLGIVPAQADDLTQCSESFYGGVYPEFTNIKLSKDTQSLCFDGFAVMYSAVSRTPLWSAEYLTRQRLQQAREIDREDSFHEESRLPDSDRAKLSDYSGSGYDRGHLAPNADMANRSQQYDSFSLANIAPQSPRNNRYIWRNIESATRYLTQQYGEVYTVTGVAFTNKKTTQLAGQVLVPSHFFKAVYIPAINQAGVYYAPNDESERIDVISVDELAEQTGIDVLPILDRQTKAQAMALPLQAGDDIEQPATPNEEPTWMLFLWAIIDWLRVQLQA
- a CDS encoding STAS domain-containing protein, with amino-acid sequence MGDTASSAFTTQFLSSFDTKEALDGVPIDVSQAHFWDISAVDTLDKLVMRLQREGIDVKVDGLDNASRTLIDRFSIHDRRDIGLLD
- a CDS encoding PaaI family thioesterase, producing MSASKEEIVAFMALEFPQTKCRVEAVSDKSSTLSHDIGIDELRPGGTVSGPVLMSIADVAIYVAILGTIGIVPLTVTTSLTINFLRKPSAEARIIADCTLMKVGRKLIVGEVSLYSEGSSDLVAHVVGTYSVPPKRD
- a CDS encoding universal stress protein, producing the protein MSNLKPDSVIACLDCPDHVQAVLNASMWASVRLQVPIGLLHSVPSVQQKAAVNYSGCLNIDDESALLDQFTSKEHLSNCELKAQGKLLLHQAATYCEQHRHKRKTYTLHRHENLSESIDYVDDKAQLIVIGHHVTCKASLGQLIRLSHCPILVTHAPFLPPTTALFAFDNGPTSHKLLNWLCKTPLIRTLTIHIVMIGKDNSENCDALREAYARLKQAGIKAKKALLDCRDVSVALNYYQSEHDIGLLMTGAFGQSRLRELLQGSDTKKLLGSTKTPYLLFPKA
- a CDS encoding P-II family nitrogen regulator: MKLITAILKPFKLDDVREALSDIGVKGVTVTEVKGFGRQKGHTELYRGAEYVVDFLPKVKVEVAVIDEMVEPAIEAITRIASTGKIGDGKIFVTALEQVIRIRTGETGPDAI
- a CDS encoding M48 family metallopeptidase; amino-acid sequence: MSNLSVNNKPCTSIAERGMFSYGTDVIHYEIIRKPVSSKAQVNKTQPRKVLIKVHPDQRVVATAPDDATAEIIHDAMLKRARWIWQNLQAFARQKDHVLPKRYVSGETQFYLGRRYVLKVLSDSQSSIKLSRGKLNVTLASDALDTDAVDTDKQASKVKALIDQWYQDKAKGIFAERLVAVLPKATWAHDVPTFKILAMKKQWGSCSTKGSLILNPHLIKAPKECIDYVILHELCHIVEHNHSERFWRLLTQVMPNWKAVKAKLDGMAEFYLNE
- a CDS encoding ammonium transporter encodes the protein MQSQIFELQYALDTFYFLICGALVMWMAAGFTMLEAGLVRSKNTVEILTKNISLFATASIMYMVCGYAIMYGGDLFLSGIAGGETLVDDALAASAENGFGGDSVYSAASDFFFQVVFVATCMSIVSGAVAERMKLWSFLLFTVVMTGVIYPLEGSWTWGGNDVFGLFNLGDMGFSDFAGSGIVHMAGAAAALAGVLLLGARKGKYGPNGEIWAIPGANLPLAALGTLILWMGWFGFNGGSVLKLGDIASANAVAIVFLNTNAAAAGGAIGALLLARLIFGKADLTMLLNGALAGLVAITAEPSTPSALQATIFGMIAGVIVVLSILALDKMKIDDPVGAISVHGVVGLFGLLIVPITNPASTFIGQIAGAATIFAWVFIASLMVWSIIKVVIGLRISEEDEYEGGDIAECGMEAYPEFTR
- a CDS encoding YbfB/YjiJ family MFS transporter — protein: MPNRRVQKASKIHYAWIVAITGAAAMFCGLGLGRFAFGMLLPSISASLELNYSQSGLLGFANLIGYLIAVVLSPIILPRLGTRVTTTVSLLLITTSMLGMAFTTSFPLLCLFYTLTGIGSGGVVLPMMSVMSHWFFPSHRGLALGLVMAGPGIGIIFSGFIVPKLLPVFDLLSWQTGWLIFAFLSFIIAGISFALIRNHPDDISSTPFGYAPNSPIKRKTKLERDNIKLLVHLGVIFAIYGATYMTYVTFIVTSMVGPYQLSETIAGRLWAWIGLLSAFSGVLFGWISDRIGRRLGLALAFFVLAIAYFLVSLSDWVLGLYLSIALFGAVVWSVPVIMSAAAGDYFGPAAAASALAALTFAFSSGQALGPIAAGYIAEITGDFSTSYMASSIGAIIAIGLSLLLRPQRSNNSMCLNENSE
- a CDS encoding DUF2147 domain-containing protein; protein product: MKLFAKTTLAVAGISLASLAFAADPLANTTWQTFDDGQPKGVVKITEYNGVLTGKLISTVSPKGQKHVGRTIIANLKSDGGGKYSGGTITDPAKDKTYRMTANLSGNTLDLKGYIGPFSRSQTWKKR